CACAAGGCATAGATCAGTGAGTAACTTTTTGGTTAATACTCTTTGTGGAATTGCAGCTTATATGAGGCAACCTAAAAAACCTCGTATTAGAATGTCTGATAAGGAAAGTTTAGGGCTAGTTACCAGCTAGAAAACCCAAAACTGAGGTTGCTAACGTTTCTAAATGATTGTTCCTGTTTTTCAGGTACAGTTACTATTGATGAAGGCACTCTTATGATGAAAGGAAAGTTAGGAGGAGAATTAGAGGTATCTGTTAATGCAATGCTAGCTGGGACAGGAGTTGTAGATAGTGTAATGAATAATGGTACAGTTAAGCCTGGTAGCTCGATCGGAACTCTAACCGTAAATGGAAATTATACTCAGGGGCCTTTTGGTGTGTTAAACATAGAAATCGATGATCTTAGAGCTAGTAGCTTACTTCAAGTTTCAGGGGCTGCCACATTAAATGGAGTCCTGCAAGTAAGTCCAGATCCTGGGGTGTATTTAGAAGGAACAAGCTATACCTTTCTTAACGCAGGTTCTGTTGCAGGACAATTTAGTAGCACCTTTAGTACTAGAGCTCTTAATTACACTATCAATTATTTTCCTACGCAAGCGCAAATCTTGATTCTTTCTTCTTTTTTTATTTTACCTGCTAGGCCAAATGGCAACGCAGGAGCTGTAGCAGATTATCTATTCTGTTCTTCTTTTGATTTTACTAATACTGATCTTGTTGTAGTTACAGGAGCTTTATTAGATCTTTCAACAAGCCAGTATGTACAGGCTTTAAATAGATTAACCCCCTCTCAATTTGGAGCACTTGCCTTAAATGAATTAGAAAACAACTTTAGTATAGCAAACACATTTTTAGAAACAAATCAGGTAACTTGTTGCTATAATTTCTCAGAAGCTACCAACCTTTGGATCAGCCCACTAGGGCTTGTCTATTCGCAGAAAAATCGTCTGCAGCTAGGTCAAGAAGCCATTGGATTTACCAACCACACCTATGGAGTAGCAGCTGGGATAGATCATCTGTTTAGCAATGATTGGACACTCGGATTTGGCCTGGGTTATTCCTACTCTCACTTACATTGGAAAAACCAAGCTGGAAAAGCTAGAGCAGATTCAGGCTATTTAGGTCCCTACATAAAATATGATTGTGGAAGTTTTTATTTTGACTTTCTTGTTCTAGGAACAGGTAATTTTTATGATGTAGATCGAAAAATTGTATTTCCAGGCATTGAACGCAAGGCACATAGCCATCCCACCACTTGGGATCTTTCTGAGGTTGTATTAGCAGGCTTTAGACTAGAGCCCTTCTATCGCTTCTTTGTACAACCAGAGCTCTTAATTGATCAGTTGAATATTTTTCAAGAAAGCTTTCACGAGAGTGGAGCTGCTTCCATAGACTTAAGCGTAAAAAGAAAATATGTTTCTTTTTTACGCTCCTTAATCAATCTGAAATTTGTTAAAGAGTGGGCTTTTTGTAATATGTGCTTAGCTCCTAGTGTCAATGTAGGTTGGCTGAGAACAACACCTTTAACAGGTAGACATTACACTGCTAGTTTTCGTGAGGAAACTTTTTGCTCTCCTAATTTTTCCGTGACTAGCTTTAACCAAGTAATAGACCAGGCTCTTATAGGCGCACAAATTCTTCTCTCTTCTCAAGCTGGTTTTAGTATGTCTTTAGGTTATGAGGGTAAGTTTGGAAATGGTTCTAAGGTGAATGAAGTAGATGTATCAATGAATTGGAGATTTTAATTTAGGATCAAAACATATCTTATAAGATAAATCCCTAAATTGAACTAGCGTTAATAGATTATTTTTTTTATTTTAAAAAAAGTAATCTATGTTTTGAGGATATATAAAAATGAGAGTAATCAGATTTTTAATTTTTAGTGCTCTAAGCTTGACCCCTTTATGGGGAATCAATGTTGATGTTACGAATAATGCAGATAGTGGAACGGATAGTCTTAGAGCAGCAATTAATGAGATTAATGCTGCATTAGACCCGACAAATACAATTACTTTTTTTGCAGGGCTTGGCACCATTACCCTTCTTAGTGACTTACCTTTAATTGGAGAGAATGCCACATTTATTACATCAGTAACAGATTCTCTAGTAATTGATGGAACTGCTGGGCCCTATCGCATATTCGGAGCGCAAGACTTCAATGTTTCTATTCAAGCTTCTTCTTCTTCTACTTTAACTCTATCAGGAGTGCTAGATGGAAATGGAGCGCTTCAAAATTCAAGCAATGGGACATTAATCTTAAATGGAATAAATACCTATACTGGAGGGACTATAGCTAGCGGAGGGGTAACAATAAATCTTTCTGGAACAGGTAGTTTACCTAATCAAGCACTTATAATTAATACTGGATCAATACTTAATATCAGCGCTATTACACCTGCTTCTCAGACGATTAGCTCTTTAAGTGGATCAGGTAATGGACAAATCATTTTAGGGGCAAAAGAGCTGATTGTAAATACCACAATCTCTACAACCTATCCAGGATTTATTAGTGGATCAGGGTCTTTCACAAAGCAGGGGTCAGGAACGCTAACTTTAACAGGACCTAATACGTATCTAGGAGGAACAACGGTTGGCGGAGGTGTATTACAAGGAAATACCACGAGTTTACAAGGAAATATCCTAAATAATGCCTCTGTAGTATTCGACCAAGCAACTACAGGAGCCTATGCTGGAAATATTTCAGGATCAGGAAGTATTACTAAACAAAATAGCGGAACACTAATTGTAACAGGCACTAATACGTATACTGGAGGCACTACTGTTAGTGGGGGAGTTCTGCAAGGGGATACTACCAGTTTACAAGGAAATATTCTAAATAATGCCTCTGTAGTATTCGATCAAGCAACTACAGGAACATATGCTGGAGTTATGTCAGGAACAGGGAGCCTAACCAAGCAAAATAATAATGGATCGCTTATTCTAACAGGAGCTAATACCTATTCTGGGGGAACAACCGTTAGTGGAGGTGTATTACAAGGAAATACGACGAGTTTACAAGGAAACATCCTAAATAATGCTATAGTCATATTTGATCAGGCAACAACAGGAACTTATTCTGGAGTTGTGTCAGGAAATGGAGGTCTCATTAAAAACAATAGCGGAACACTTATTTTAACAGGAGCTAATACCTATTCTGGAATATTAGGAACTGTGGTTAGCGGAGGGACTTTACAAGGAAATACCACGAGTTTACAAGGAAACATCTCAAATAATGCCTCTGTAGTATTCGACCAAGCAACCACAGGAACATACGCTGGAGTTATTTCAGGATCCGGGGGTTTGACTAAGCAAGGAACTGGGACAGTGATTTTTACCAATGATTCTTCAGGCTTTTCTGCAGGCACTGTTAATATCCTTGAAGGAGCTGTTATAGTTAATGGTATACTAGGAGGTACAGTTACTTTAGTTGGCAATAGCATACTTGGTGGTACGGGCACTATAGTTGGCGATGTGTTCAATGATGTTGGTAGTGTGCGACCTGGTAACTCCATTGGCACGTTAACCATAAATGGAAATTATACCGGGTTTGTTGGAGGAGAGCTTTTAATAGAAATCAATGAAGCAGGAGCAAGCGATCTGCTTGATGTTACAGGAACAGCCTCATTAAATGGCGCTTTACATGTTAGCCCTGGGCCTGGTGTCTATCTAGAAGGAACAACCTATACCTTTCTTAATGCAGGATCTGTTACAGGACAGTTTCTCAGCACTTTTAGCGATCAACCACTAAATTACACCATCAACTATTTTCCTACGCAAGCGCAAATCTTTATTCTTGCTTCTTCTTTGATTTTACCCGCTAGACCAAATGGTAATGCAGGATCTATAGTGGATTACCTATTCTGTTCTTCTTTTGACTTTGCTAACCTTGATCTTGATGCAGTTGCAGAAGCCCTACTTATTCTTCCTGCAGATCAGTATGCACAAGCTTTAAATAGATTAACCCCCTCTCAATTTGGAGCGCTTGCCTTAAACGAATTGGAAAACAACTTTAGTGTGGCAAACACCTTTTTAGAAACAAATCAGGCAACTTGTTGCTATAATTTCTGCGAATCCACCAACCTTTGGATCAACCCACTAGGGCTTGTCTATTCGCAGAAAAATCGTCTGCAGCTAGGTCAAGAAGCCATTGGATTTACCAACCACACCTATGGAGTAGCAGCTGGAATAGATCATCTGTTTAGCAATGATTGGACACTCGGATTTGGCCTGGGTTATTCCTACTCTCATTTACATTGGAAAAACCAAGCGGGAAAAGCTAAAGCCAATTCAGGCTATTTAGGTCCCTACATAAAATATAATTGTGGAAGTTTTTATTTTGACTTCCTTGTTCTAGGAACAGGTAATTTTTATGATGTAGATCGAAGAGTCGTATTTCCAGGTATTGATCGCAAGGCACATAGCCATCCCAGCACTTGGGACCTTTCTGAAGTTATATTAGCAGGCTTTAAGTTAGAGCCCTTCTATAACTTCTTTGTACAACCAGAGTTCTTAATTGATCAGTTGAATATCTTTCAAGAAAGCTTTCACGAGAGTGGAGCTGGTTCGATAGACTTAAGCGTAAAAAGAAAATATGCTTCTTTTTTACGCTCGTTAATTAATCTGAAATTCGTTAAAGAATGGGCTTTCTGTAATATGTGCTTAGCTCCTAGTGTCAACGTAGGTTGGCTGAGAACAACCCCTTTAACAGGCAGACATTACACCGCTAGTTTTCGAAAAGACACGTTTTGTGAGCCAAATTTTTCAGTGACCAGTTTTAGTGAAGTAGTAGATCAGGTTCTTGTCAGTGGACAACTTCTTTTTTCTTCTCAAGGTGGTTTTAGTATGTCTTTAGGCTATGAGGGTAGATTTGGGAATGGCTCAAAAGTGAATGAAGTAGATGTAGCGCTAGATTGGAGATTTTAAGATCATTAAATATGATTTAATCCTCTAGCTGATCTAATTTTTCTATAGTTTCTTCAAGTTTTTTTTCTGCTTGGAAAAGGTTGTCTTTTAATGTACTTACAAGAGAAGAGGGTGCCTTTTCTAGAAAATGTGTATTAGCAAGTTGAGTGCGAAGTTTATTTTGTTGTTGGATGAGCTTTTCCTTTTCTTTAACTAAACGGATTTTCTCTCGAATTTTCAATTCTTGTGGTAAGGGGATCTGCAGCTTTAGGGAGCCAACAAGCGTTTGGGCGCTAAAGGGGAGGATTTGAACATCTTCTGTAAAGGTAATCGATTGGATGCGGGTAAGTGCTTTTAAGAAATCACAGTTTTTTTCTAGAGCCATTCTTTGTTCATCATGAGACGGCGCTTGAATAAATAGATCAATAGCCATATTTGGAGGCATTTGCATTTCTGCTCGAATGGTGCGGATAGCATGCGTTACTTGATCTAAGAAGGTAAATGTTTCTTCCACGTCAAATCGGATATCTTCTAGAACAGCTTGTGGGTAATTTGATACGATACAAGCAGGTCTCTTAAGCGATATTAGCGCCTCTTGAGTATAAGGATCTGTTTTATTTTCTATTTGAGAATCCAATTTTTGCTTGATTTTATCAAAGAGCTCTTCTGTTACAAAAGGGGCTATAGGGTGCAGTAGACGAATCGAGCTAAATAAAACCAAAGAGAGAATTTTTTGTTTATTTTCCCTACTGGGGCTTGCAGGGTTTGCTAGGGTAGGTTTAGCTAATTCTACATAATAAGCACAGAATTGGTTCCAGAAAAAATCATAAGCTGTAGAAAGCGCTTTATCAAAAGCATATTCTTTTAAATAGCCATTTACACTTTGAATTGTGCGGTTTAGCAAAGAAAAAATCCAATGATCTTCTAGAGCAAGGATAGACAGATCAAGTCCTGTAGCAAAATGATCTGCGCTTAAATCCTCGATATTCATAAAAACAAAACGAGCGCCGTTCCAAATTTTATTCACAAAGTTTTTAAATTCTTCAAATCTACGGCGATCTAAATCAATTTGACGCGCTTGTGTAGCGCTTGCACAAAGACTCATACGCATGGCATCTGTTCCGTAGAAATCGATAACTTCTAAAGGATCGATGATGTTTCCTTTGGATTTAGACATCTTTTCCCATTTGGAATGAATCTCTGAAGGAGGTGTTTGTCCTAGTTCATAGGGGAGTCTTTCTGCATGCGTTAAATAAGCAATAGAGCTGTTTTCTTGATGGCGCCAATAAGATTTCCCATAGATAAGACCATGCAAAAAAACCTCAGGAAAAGGAGGCTGATTTAAAACGTATTCTCCCATTAGGATCATTCGTGCTACCCAGAAAAATAAAATATCATGGCCTGTAATGAGAGTGGAGTTAGGATAGAACTTCTTTAATTCTTGTGTCTGATGAGGCCAACCAAGCGTGCTAAAGGGCCAAATTGCTGAAGAAAACCAGGTGTCGAGTACATCTTCATCTTGATACCACTGATCAGGATCTTTTTGCACTTCGAGTGGTAGGTTAAACCCATCGAACACAAGAATCTGATCAGGATTGTTTTTATTGTACCAAATGGGGATCTGATGACCCCACCAGAGTTGACGAGAGATACACCAATCTCTTAAATGATCAATCCAATGAAAATAAGTATTTTCCCAATGAGGTGGAATCAAGTGTACTTTTTTATCTTCTACTACTTGGCGCAAGCGATCTTTAAACTGGCTAACGCGGACAAACCACTGTTTGGAAAGATAGGGCTCAATAATGGCCTTTGAGCGATAAGAAATTCCTATGCGGTGATTATGAGGTTCAATCCTACTGATAAGATTTCTTTTTTGTAGGGCATCTACAATAGCTACACGCGCCTCTTGCATGGTTAAGCCTGAGAATTCTTTACCCTGTTCGTTAATCCGACCATCAGGGGTCATAATATTGATACTATCAAGCTCATGTGTTTGTCCCATCTGATAATCATTCAAATCGTGTGCAGGAGTTACTTTAACAACACCTGTTCCAAAAGAGGGATCGACAAGATGATCTGCTATAATGGGAATGCTTCTTTTTACAAAAGGAACAATAACTCTTTTACCAATTAGGTGTTTATAACGCTCATCGCGAATCGATACTGCAAGAGCTGTATCGCCAAGCATTGTTTCAGGACGGGTTGTTGCAACTGTTATAAATTGTTCAGGGGCCTCTTCAAAGCAGTAGTTAATATACCAGAGAAAAGAGCTTTTTTCTTCATATTCTACTTCATCATCAGCTAAAGCTGTTTGTGAAATAGGATCCCAATTAACCAGATAATCTCCACGGTAAATCAAACCATCATCAAACATTTTTTTAAACAAGGTGCAAACAGCTAAATTACGCTCTTTATCCATAGTAAAACAAAGGCGAGACCAATCACAGGAGCAA
This genomic interval from Candidatus Rhabdochlamydia sp. T3358 contains the following:
- a CDS encoding autotransporter domain-containing protein encodes the protein MMKGKLGGELEVSVNAMLAGTGVVDSVMNNGTVKPGSSIGTLTVNGNYTQGPFGVLNIEIDDLRASSLLQVSGAATLNGVLQVSPDPGVYLEGTSYTFLNAGSVAGQFSSTFSTRALNYTINYFPTQAQILILSSFFILPARPNGNAGAVADYLFCSSFDFTNTDLVVVTGALLDLSTSQYVQALNRLTPSQFGALALNELENNFSIANTFLETNQVTCCYNFSEATNLWISPLGLVYSQKNRLQLGQEAIGFTNHTYGVAAGIDHLFSNDWTLGFGLGYSYSHLHWKNQAGKARADSGYLGPYIKYDCGSFYFDFLVLGTGNFYDVDRKIVFPGIERKAHSHPTTWDLSEVVLAGFRLEPFYRFFVQPELLIDQLNIFQESFHESGAASIDLSVKRKYVSFLRSLINLKFVKEWAFCNMCLAPSVNVGWLRTTPLTGRHYTASFREETFCSPNFSVTSFNQVIDQALIGAQILLSSQAGFSMSLGYEGKFGNGSKVNEVDVSMNWRF
- a CDS encoding autotransporter-associated beta strand repeat-containing protein produces the protein MRVIRFLIFSALSLTPLWGINVDVTNNADSGTDSLRAAINEINAALDPTNTITFFAGLGTITLLSDLPLIGENATFITSVTDSLVIDGTAGPYRIFGAQDFNVSIQASSSSTLTLSGVLDGNGALQNSSNGTLILNGINTYTGGTIASGGVTINLSGTGSLPNQALIINTGSILNISAITPASQTISSLSGSGNGQIILGAKELIVNTTISTTYPGFISGSGSFTKQGSGTLTLTGPNTYLGGTTVGGGVLQGNTTSLQGNILNNASVVFDQATTGAYAGNISGSGSITKQNSGTLIVTGTNTYTGGTTVSGGVLQGDTTSLQGNILNNASVVFDQATTGTYAGVMSGTGSLTKQNNNGSLILTGANTYSGGTTVSGGVLQGNTTSLQGNILNNAIVIFDQATTGTYSGVVSGNGGLIKNNSGTLILTGANTYSGILGTVVSGGTLQGNTTSLQGNISNNASVVFDQATTGTYAGVISGSGGLTKQGTGTVIFTNDSSGFSAGTVNILEGAVIVNGILGGTVTLVGNSILGGTGTIVGDVFNDVGSVRPGNSIGTLTINGNYTGFVGGELLIEINEAGASDLLDVTGTASLNGALHVSPGPGVYLEGTTYTFLNAGSVTGQFLSTFSDQPLNYTINYFPTQAQIFILASSLILPARPNGNAGSIVDYLFCSSFDFANLDLDAVAEALLILPADQYAQALNRLTPSQFGALALNELENNFSVANTFLETNQATCCYNFCESTNLWINPLGLVYSQKNRLQLGQEAIGFTNHTYGVAAGIDHLFSNDWTLGFGLGYSYSHLHWKNQAGKAKANSGYLGPYIKYNCGSFYFDFLVLGTGNFYDVDRRVVFPGIDRKAHSHPSTWDLSEVILAGFKLEPFYNFFVQPEFLIDQLNIFQESFHESGAGSIDLSVKRKYASFLRSLINLKFVKEWAFCNMCLAPSVNVGWLRTTPLTGRHYTASFRKDTFCEPNFSVTSFSEVVDQVLVSGQLLFSSQGGFSMSLGYEGRFGNGSKVNEVDVALDWRF
- a CDS encoding valine--tRNA ligase; this translates as MTLSKSYEPQEIEKKWYLFWEEKQFFKADPTSLKPAFCICMPPPNVTGVLHMGHALVNTLQDVLIRWKRMSGYETLWVPGTDHAGIATQTVVERHLLATEGKRRKDFTREEFFQEIWKWKEKSESQILNQLKKLGCSCDWSRLCFTMDKERNLAVCTLFKKMFDDGLIYRGDYLVNWDPISQTALADDEVEYEEKSSFLWYINYCFEEAPEQFITVATTRPETMLGDTALAVSIRDERYKHLIGKRVIVPFVKRSIPIIADHLVDPSFGTGVVKVTPAHDLNDYQMGQTHELDSINIMTPDGRINEQGKEFSGLTMQEARVAIVDALQKRNLISRIEPHNHRIGISYRSKAIIEPYLSKQWFVRVSQFKDRLRQVVEDKKVHLIPPHWENTYFHWIDHLRDWCISRQLWWGHQIPIWYNKNNPDQILVFDGFNLPLEVQKDPDQWYQDEDVLDTWFSSAIWPFSTLGWPHQTQELKKFYPNSTLITGHDILFFWVARMILMGEYVLNQPPFPEVFLHGLIYGKSYWRHQENSSIAYLTHAERLPYELGQTPPSEIHSKWEKMSKSKGNIIDPLEVIDFYGTDAMRMSLCASATQARQIDLDRRRFEEFKNFVNKIWNGARFVFMNIEDLSADHFATGLDLSILALEDHWIFSLLNRTIQSVNGYLKEYAFDKALSTAYDFFWNQFCAYYVELAKPTLANPASPSRENKQKILSLVLFSSIRLLHPIAPFVTEELFDKIKQKLDSQIENKTDPYTQEALISLKRPACIVSNYPQAVLEDIRFDVEETFTFLDQVTHAIRTIRAEMQMPPNMAIDLFIQAPSHDEQRMALEKNCDFLKALTRIQSITFTEDVQILPFSAQTLVGSLKLQIPLPQELKIREKIRLVKEKEKLIQQQNKLRTQLANTHFLEKAPSSLVSTLKDNLFQAEKKLEETIEKLDQLED